One Arthrobacter sp. FW306-07-I genomic window carries:
- the gatB gene encoding Asp-tRNA(Asn)/Glu-tRNA(Gln) amidotransferase subunit GatB, translating to MSTDEILSFDEAMEKYDPVLGFEVHVELNTKTKMFSSAPNVFGDEPNTNVNEVDLGMPGVLPVVNKTAVESSIKIGLALNCKIAESCRFARKNYFYPDTPKNFQTSQYDEPIAYDGYLDIELEDGTVFRVEIERAHMEEDAGKLTHMGGATGRIHGADFSLVDYNRAGVPLVEIVTKPIEGAGSRAPELAKAYVAAVREIVKNLGVSDAKMERGNVRCDANVSLRPHGRERFGIRSETKNVNSLRAVEHAVRYEIQRHAAVLDSGNPVVQETRHWHEDTRTTTSGRPKSDADDYRYFPEPDLVPVVASREWVEELRATLPEPPAERRKRLKADWGYSDLEFRDVVNAGVLDEIEETIAAGASASVARKWWMGEIVGRAKAADVDPGQLGVEPATIVELARMVEAGKINNKMATQVLDGVLAGEGTPEEVVAKRGLAVVSDDGPLLEAIDAALAAQPDVAEKIRGGKVQAIGAIVGGVMKATRGQADAGRVRELILEKLGVTV from the coding sequence ATGAGCACTGACGAAATCCTGAGCTTCGATGAGGCCATGGAGAAGTACGATCCCGTCCTGGGGTTCGAGGTCCATGTGGAGCTGAACACCAAGACCAAGATGTTCTCCTCCGCCCCGAACGTCTTCGGCGATGAGCCCAACACCAACGTCAATGAAGTGGATCTGGGCATGCCCGGCGTCCTGCCCGTGGTGAACAAGACCGCCGTGGAATCCTCCATCAAGATCGGCCTGGCACTGAACTGCAAGATCGCCGAATCCTGCCGCTTCGCCCGGAAGAACTACTTCTACCCGGACACCCCCAAGAACTTCCAGACCTCCCAGTACGACGAGCCCATCGCGTACGACGGCTACCTGGACATCGAGCTTGAGGACGGCACCGTGTTCCGCGTTGAGATCGAGCGCGCGCACATGGAGGAGGATGCCGGCAAGCTGACCCACATGGGCGGCGCCACCGGCCGCATCCACGGCGCCGACTTCTCCCTGGTGGACTACAACCGTGCCGGCGTGCCGCTGGTGGAAATCGTCACCAAGCCCATCGAGGGCGCAGGCTCGCGCGCGCCGGAGCTGGCCAAGGCGTACGTGGCCGCTGTCCGGGAGATCGTGAAGAACCTGGGTGTGTCCGACGCGAAGATGGAACGCGGCAACGTCCGCTGCGACGCCAACGTCTCGCTCCGCCCGCACGGCCGCGAACGGTTCGGCATCCGCTCCGAAACCAAGAACGTGAACTCGCTGCGCGCCGTCGAACACGCGGTCCGCTACGAGATCCAGCGCCACGCAGCCGTCCTGGATTCCGGCAACCCGGTTGTCCAGGAAACCCGGCACTGGCACGAGGACACCCGGACCACCACCTCGGGCCGGCCCAAGTCCGACGCCGACGACTACCGGTACTTCCCGGAACCGGACCTGGTCCCCGTGGTTGCCTCCCGGGAATGGGTGGAGGAGCTGCGCGCCACCCTGCCCGAGCCTCCGGCCGAGCGCCGCAAGCGCCTCAAGGCTGACTGGGGCTACTCCGATCTCGAGTTCCGTGACGTGGTGAACGCCGGGGTCCTGGACGAGATAGAGGAAACCATTGCCGCCGGCGCCTCGGCCTCCGTGGCCCGCAAATGGTGGATGGGCGAGATCGTGGGACGCGCCAAGGCCGCCGACGTTGACCCCGGCCAGCTGGGCGTCGAGCCGGCCACCATCGTGGAGCTCGCCCGCATGGTGGAGGCCGGCAAGATCAACAACAAGATGGCCACGCAGGTGCTGGACGGCGTGCTCGCCGGCGAAGGCACCCCGGAAGAGGTTGTCGCAAAACGCGGCCTCGCCGTGGTGTCCGACGACGGCCCCCTCCTGGAAGCCATCGACGCCGCGCTCGCCGCCCAGCCCGACGTTGCGGAGAAGATCCGCGGCGGCAAGGTCCAGGCCATCGGCGCAATCGTTGGCGGGGTCATGAAGGCCACCCGCGGCCAGGCCGACGCCGGCCGCGTCCGCGAACTGATCCTGGAGAAGCTGGGCGTCACCGTCTAG
- a CDS encoding LysR family transcriptional regulator — protein MEVHQLEILRELGALGSVKAVADTLMVTPSAVSQQLAHLQRSVEVPLTRKEGRNLVLTEAGQVLADAGAAVVSAMAEARGALRTYHGSPAGRVTVSGFHSAGQALFAPLARMLDRPEHPRIELSDEDVAQQDFPALTARYDLVLAHRMDHSPRWPAERVAVIPLAHEPLDVALPAGHPLAQKDTVTADDVGAEAWVTSHPGYSPADVLAAVAAVSSREPNIVHRINDYSTVAALVATGGVVGLLPRYTAGPVLNPDIVLRPLAGISTRRRIDLLARPENLKRRAVVMVCEALEDIMAGLVRQG, from the coding sequence ATGGAGGTTCATCAACTCGAAATTCTGCGGGAACTCGGTGCCCTGGGCAGCGTGAAGGCGGTGGCCGACACGCTCATGGTCACCCCGTCGGCAGTGTCGCAGCAACTGGCCCACCTGCAGCGCAGCGTGGAGGTGCCCCTGACGCGCAAGGAGGGCCGGAACCTGGTGCTCACCGAAGCCGGCCAGGTCCTCGCCGACGCCGGTGCCGCCGTCGTCAGCGCCATGGCCGAGGCCCGCGGCGCGCTGCGGACCTATCATGGCTCTCCCGCCGGCAGGGTGACGGTCAGCGGGTTCCACAGCGCGGGACAGGCTTTGTTCGCGCCGCTGGCCAGGATGCTGGACCGGCCGGAGCATCCGCGGATCGAGCTCTCCGACGAGGATGTTGCGCAGCAGGACTTTCCCGCCCTCACTGCCCGTTACGACCTGGTGCTGGCGCACCGCATGGACCACAGCCCGCGGTGGCCGGCGGAACGGGTAGCCGTCATCCCCCTGGCGCACGAACCCCTCGACGTGGCACTGCCCGCCGGCCACCCCTTGGCGCAGAAGGACACGGTGACAGCGGACGACGTCGGCGCCGAAGCCTGGGTGACCAGCCACCCTGGCTACTCCCCCGCCGACGTTCTTGCCGCCGTCGCTGCCGTTTCCAGCCGGGAACCGAACATCGTCCACCGCATCAACGACTACTCGACGGTGGCGGCCTTGGTGGCCACCGGCGGCGTGGTGGGACTGCTCCCCAGGTACACGGCAGGGCCGGTGCTTAACCCGGACATCGTGCTGCGCCCGCTGGCGGGGATCAGCACCCGGCGCAGGATCGACCTGCTGGCCCGGCCGGAGAACCTGAAGCGGCGGGCGGTGGTGATGGTGTGCGAGGCACTTGAGGACATCATGGCGGGGCTGGTGCGCCAGGGCTGA
- a CDS encoding NAD(P)/FAD-dependent oxidoreductase, with protein MAAHYDVLIVGGGIAGLSLASALAGRCSVVLVEAEQELAYHTSSRSARQLIPSYGPPVVQELTVRTLELLAARDAELPEPVLTPRSFMLIGSEAEVAAEASGHMQPISVERALELCPALKPGTFAAAGLDTGSFGCNAPLLLEEHRKRALAAGADIITGARVHSAQRLGSGWRVGAGAEGFEVGVMVNAAGAWADELAVISGVEKLGLQPYRRTAAIAAVERPLPGATPMVAAADNTFYFRPDGRDVLISPSETVPSGPEDARPRPGDVERLVEKLNAFTSLGITEVRRAWTGLRTEAADGVPVAGFDAEAAGFYWLAGQGGYGFQTSAALAEFAAAQILAGQDSSGSTAFVAGAADGPASRTAQALAATRWSIRR; from the coding sequence ATGGCAGCTCATTACGATGTCCTGATCGTGGGCGGCGGCATTGCCGGCCTCTCCCTTGCGTCCGCGCTCGCGGGCCGCTGCAGTGTTGTCCTGGTGGAGGCGGAGCAGGAGCTGGCGTACCACACGTCCTCCCGCTCCGCCCGACAGCTGATCCCCAGCTACGGGCCGCCGGTGGTCCAGGAACTCACCGTCCGGACCCTGGAGCTGCTCGCGGCCCGGGACGCGGAACTCCCGGAACCGGTCCTGACGCCGCGCAGCTTCATGCTGATCGGCTCCGAGGCTGAGGTGGCCGCGGAAGCCAGTGGGCACATGCAGCCCATCTCCGTGGAGCGCGCCCTGGAGCTCTGCCCGGCCCTGAAGCCCGGAACCTTTGCTGCCGCGGGACTAGATACTGGATCCTTTGGCTGCAACGCCCCGCTGCTCCTGGAAGAACATCGCAAGCGGGCGCTCGCCGCCGGCGCCGACATCATCACCGGCGCCCGGGTCCATTCGGCGCAACGGCTGGGTTCGGGCTGGCGGGTGGGTGCCGGTGCCGAGGGGTTCGAAGTGGGAGTGATGGTCAACGCCGCGGGAGCCTGGGCGGACGAGCTCGCGGTGATCAGCGGCGTCGAAAAGCTGGGCCTGCAGCCGTACCGGCGCACCGCGGCGATTGCCGCCGTCGAACGTCCCCTTCCTGGCGCCACTCCAATGGTGGCTGCCGCAGACAACACGTTCTATTTCCGCCCCGACGGCCGCGACGTCCTGATTTCGCCGTCGGAGACCGTTCCCAGTGGCCCCGAGGATGCACGCCCGCGCCCCGGAGACGTGGAACGCCTGGTGGAGAAACTGAACGCCTTCACCAGCCTGGGGATTACGGAAGTCCGGCGGGCGTGGACGGGGCTGCGCACCGAAGCCGCGGACGGAGTTCCGGTTGCGGGATTCGACGCCGAAGCGGCAGGGTTCTATTGGCTGGCGGGGCAGGGCGGATATGGGTTCCAGACCTCGGCAGCCCTGGCGGAGTTCGCGGCCGCCCAGATCCTGGCCGGGCAGGACTCCTCCGGAAGTACTGCCTTCGTTGCCGGCGCAGCCGACGGTCCGGCATCCCGGACAGCGCAGGCCCTGGCCGCCACGCGCTGGTCCATCCGGCGTTGA
- the gatA gene encoding Asp-tRNA(Asn)/Glu-tRNA(Gln) amidotransferase subunit GatA, with product MTEQNSTGTSADALVRLSAAQLAEKLAAREVTAVEVTQAYLDRIAAVDGKVNAFLHVNAEEALAVAAEVDAIRAAGGAEAEALHVLAGVPIAVKDLIVTIGQPTTAGSKILEGWQSPYDATVVERLRAAKMPILGKTNLDEFAMGSSTEHSAFGPTRNPWDLDRIPGGSGGGSAAAVAAFEAPLALGTDTGGSIRQPGAVTGTVGVKPTYGSVSRYGAIAMASSLDQIGPVTRTVLDSALLHQVIGGHDPRDSTSLPEPLADLVAAAKTGNVEGLRIGIIKELHGEGYQAGVENRFNDALELLKEAGAEIVEVSCPNFQYALGAYYLIMPSEASSNLAKFDGVRYGLRVLPEEGPMTIERVMGATRAAGFGDEVKRRIILGTYALSAGYYDAYYGSAQKVRTLVQRDFEAAFAQADVLISPTAPTTAFPLGEKLDDPLAMYLNDVATIPANLAGVPGLSLPGGLADEDGLPVGIQLLAPAREDARLYRVGAVLESLLEAKWGGPLLAQAPDLAAETLETQEAK from the coding sequence ATGACTGAACAAAACTCCACCGGCACCAGCGCCGACGCCCTGGTCCGACTGTCCGCCGCGCAGCTGGCCGAAAAGCTCGCCGCCCGCGAGGTCACCGCCGTCGAAGTGACCCAGGCTTACCTGGACCGCATCGCCGCCGTTGACGGCAAGGTCAACGCCTTCCTGCACGTTAACGCCGAGGAAGCCCTGGCCGTCGCGGCCGAGGTGGACGCGATCCGTGCCGCCGGGGGTGCCGAAGCCGAGGCCCTGCACGTCCTGGCCGGTGTTCCCATCGCCGTCAAGGACCTGATTGTCACCATCGGCCAGCCCACCACGGCAGGCTCCAAGATCCTCGAGGGCTGGCAGAGCCCCTACGACGCAACGGTCGTGGAACGCCTGCGCGCCGCCAAGATGCCCATCCTGGGCAAGACCAACCTGGACGAATTCGCCATGGGCTCCTCCACCGAGCACTCGGCCTTCGGCCCCACCCGCAACCCGTGGGACCTTGACCGGATCCCCGGCGGTTCCGGCGGCGGTTCCGCGGCCGCCGTTGCCGCCTTCGAAGCGCCCCTGGCCCTGGGAACGGACACCGGCGGCTCCATCCGCCAGCCCGGTGCCGTTACCGGAACCGTCGGCGTGAAGCCCACCTACGGCAGCGTCTCCCGCTACGGCGCCATCGCCATGGCCTCCTCGCTGGACCAGATCGGTCCCGTCACCCGCACGGTGCTGGACTCCGCCCTGCTGCATCAGGTCATCGGCGGGCACGATCCCCGTGACTCCACCTCCCTGCCCGAACCCCTGGCTGACCTCGTTGCCGCCGCGAAGACCGGCAACGTGGAGGGACTGCGGATCGGCATTATCAAGGAACTGCACGGCGAGGGCTACCAGGCCGGCGTCGAAAACCGCTTCAACGACGCCCTGGAGCTGCTCAAGGAAGCCGGCGCCGAGATCGTTGAGGTCTCCTGCCCCAACTTCCAGTACGCCCTGGGCGCCTACTACCTGATCATGCCTTCCGAGGCCTCTTCCAACCTGGCCAAGTTCGACGGCGTCCGGTACGGCCTGCGCGTCCTCCCCGAAGAGGGCCCCATGACCATTGAACGCGTCATGGGTGCCACCCGCGCCGCCGGCTTCGGCGACGAGGTCAAGCGCCGCATCATCCTGGGCACGTACGCCCTGTCCGCGGGCTACTACGATGCCTACTACGGCTCCGCCCAAAAGGTCCGCACCCTGGTGCAGCGGGACTTCGAGGCTGCCTTCGCGCAGGCCGACGTCCTGATCTCGCCCACCGCCCCCACCACGGCCTTCCCGCTCGGTGAAAAACTGGACGATCCGCTGGCCATGTACCTCAACGACGTCGCCACCATCCCGGCCAACCTGGCCGGCGTGCCCGGCCTGTCGCTGCCCGGCGGGCTGGCGGACGAGGACGGGCTGCCCGTTGGCATCCAGCTGCTGGCCCCGGCCCGCGAGGATGCCCGCCTGTACCGGGTGGGTGCGGTCCTGGAGTCGCTGCTCGAAGCGAAGTGGGGCGGCCCGCTGCTGGCCCAGGCTCCCGACCTTGCGGCTGAAACCCTCGAAACCCAGGAGGCAAAATAA
- the tdh gene encoding L-threonine 3-dehydrogenase, with amino-acid sequence MKALYKAGPQAGFELVERPEPEAGPADVKIRVMTTGICGTDLHIQSWDPWAQGIIEAPLIAGHEFYGEVVEVGDDVREVKVGDRVSGEGHVVCGICRNCRAGRRQMCIHTVSVGVQRDGAFAEYVVIPETNVWVHHDPSVTPELGAIFDPFGNATHTALSFPLVGEDVLITGAGPIGLMAIAVARHAGARKIAITDVSKPRLDLARQLGADLAIDVSTTRVRDAQRELGMREGFDVGMEMSGHPSALPEMIDNMNHGGRIAMLGLPSQEITIDWGKVVTHMLTLKGIYGREMYETWYAMSAMLSSNPVLHAGISAVVTDALPAADWEKGFEIARSGVGGKVVLDWTRL; translated from the coding sequence ATGAAGGCCCTTTATAAGGCTGGCCCGCAGGCCGGTTTCGAACTCGTCGAGCGGCCCGAACCAGAGGCCGGGCCGGCGGACGTGAAGATCCGGGTCATGACCACCGGCATTTGCGGCACGGACCTGCACATCCAGTCCTGGGATCCATGGGCGCAGGGGATCATCGAGGCTCCCCTCATTGCCGGCCATGAGTTTTATGGCGAAGTGGTGGAGGTGGGCGACGACGTCCGGGAGGTCAAGGTAGGCGACCGGGTCTCGGGCGAAGGGCACGTGGTGTGCGGCATCTGCCGGAACTGCCGCGCAGGACGCCGCCAGATGTGCATCCACACCGTCAGTGTGGGTGTCCAGCGTGACGGTGCCTTTGCCGAGTACGTGGTGATCCCCGAAACCAACGTCTGGGTCCACCACGACCCTTCAGTCACCCCGGAGCTTGGCGCCATCTTCGACCCGTTCGGCAACGCCACCCACACCGCGCTGAGCTTCCCGCTGGTGGGCGAGGACGTCCTGATCACCGGCGCCGGCCCCATTGGACTGATGGCCATCGCCGTCGCCCGCCACGCGGGTGCACGCAAAATCGCCATCACGGACGTTTCCAAGCCACGGCTCGACCTGGCCCGGCAGCTCGGAGCCGACCTTGCCATCGACGTCTCCACCACCCGGGTGCGCGACGCCCAACGTGAGCTGGGCATGCGCGAAGGCTTCGACGTCGGAATGGAAATGTCCGGGCACCCTTCCGCGCTGCCTGAGATGATCGACAACATGAACCACGGTGGCCGGATCGCCATGCTGGGGCTGCCCAGCCAGGAGATCACCATCGACTGGGGCAAGGTGGTCACCCACATGCTCACGCTCAAGGGCATCTATGGCCGCGAGATGTACGAAACCTGGTACGCCATGAGCGCCATGCTCTCGTCCAACCCGGTGCTCCACGCCGGAATCTCCGCCGTGGTCACGGACGCACTGCCGGCCGCGGACTGGGAGAAGGGCTTCGAGATTGCCCGCAGCGGCGTGGGCGGCAAGGTTGTCCTGGACTGGACCCGACTCTAA
- the gatC gene encoding Asp-tRNA(Asn)/Glu-tRNA(Gln) amidotransferase subunit GatC encodes MAAINRDDVAHLARLAHIEMSAEELDRMAGELAVIVDSVKSVSEAAGDDVPATSHPIPLTNVFRDDVVGHTFTAEQALSGAPDSDENRFKVPAILDEA; translated from the coding sequence ATGGCTGCGATCAACCGTGACGACGTCGCGCATCTCGCGCGTCTCGCTCACATCGAGATGAGTGCCGAAGAGCTGGACAGGATGGCCGGCGAGCTCGCCGTCATTGTCGATTCGGTCAAGTCCGTCAGCGAGGCCGCCGGGGACGACGTTCCGGCCACCTCGCACCCCATTCCGCTCACCAACGTGTTCCGCGACGACGTCGTGGGGCACACCTTCACGGCGGAACAGGCCCTCTCCGGCGCCCCGGATTCCGATGAAAACCGTTTCAAGGTCCCGGCCATCCTGGATGAGGCATAA
- the hutI gene encoding imidazolonepropionase: MSTLITNIAELMTQDLEQRVLKDAAVVIEGERISWIGAAADAPAADDAVDAGGRAMLPGWVDSHTHLLFAGDRTAEFEARMAGEAYAAGGIAVTMEATRATSDFDLTRLAMGRVAEAVSQGTTYLETKTGYGLDVENEARSARIASTVADQVTYLGAHLVPAGQDPDEYTDLVCGPMLDAVRPYVQWADVFCEEGAFTAEQSRRVLLACRDAGLGLRVHGNQLGEGPGVQLAVELGAASVDHVNYLSGQDVKALAASWSGWDAVSGAGERGTVATCLPACDLSTRQPLAPARELLDAGVQVAIASNCNPGTSYTSSMAFCVTTAVLQMHLSVHEAVRAATYGGALALHKDTGQDADGERAVGSIAVGHRADLHLLNAPSATHLAYRPGVPLTYAVWRAGARER, from the coding sequence ATGAGTACCCTGATCACCAATATTGCCGAGCTGATGACGCAGGACCTTGAGCAGCGGGTCCTGAAGGACGCGGCGGTGGTCATCGAGGGGGAACGGATCTCATGGATCGGTGCCGCAGCCGATGCCCCCGCAGCCGACGACGCCGTCGACGCTGGAGGCCGGGCCATGCTGCCAGGCTGGGTGGACTCGCACACCCACCTGCTCTTCGCCGGCGACCGCACCGCCGAGTTCGAAGCCCGGATGGCGGGCGAGGCTTACGCCGCCGGCGGCATCGCCGTCACCATGGAAGCCACGCGCGCCACCTCCGACTTCGACCTCACACGGTTGGCCATGGGCCGGGTGGCCGAGGCCGTCTCGCAGGGAACCACGTACCTGGAAACCAAAACCGGCTACGGCCTGGACGTCGAGAATGAGGCCCGCAGCGCCCGCATCGCGTCCACGGTGGCAGACCAGGTGACCTACCTCGGCGCCCATCTGGTTCCCGCCGGCCAGGACCCGGACGAGTACACCGACCTGGTCTGCGGACCCATGCTCGACGCCGTTCGCCCGTACGTACAGTGGGCCGACGTCTTCTGCGAAGAGGGCGCGTTCACCGCTGAACAGTCCCGCCGGGTACTGCTGGCCTGCCGGGACGCGGGCCTGGGCCTCCGCGTGCACGGCAATCAGCTCGGTGAGGGGCCTGGCGTGCAGCTTGCCGTGGAGCTGGGAGCGGCGAGCGTGGACCACGTGAACTACCTCTCGGGGCAGGACGTCAAAGCCTTGGCTGCTTCCTGGTCCGGGTGGGACGCGGTGAGCGGTGCGGGGGAGCGCGGCACTGTGGCCACCTGCCTCCCGGCCTGCGACCTCTCCACCCGCCAGCCGCTGGCTCCTGCCCGCGAGCTTCTCGATGCCGGAGTGCAGGTGGCAATTGCTTCCAACTGCAATCCCGGTACGTCCTACACGAGCTCCATGGCGTTTTGCGTGACCACTGCTGTCCTGCAGATGCACCTCTCCGTGCATGAGGCAGTACGGGCCGCCACTTATGGCGGTGCCCTGGCGTTGCACAAGGACACCGGGCAGGATGCGGACGGTGAACGCGCCGTGGGGTCAATCGCCGTCGGTCACCGTGCCGACCTGCACCTGCTGAATGCGCCTTCGGCCACGCACCTCGCTTACCGCCCGGGCGTGCCCTTGACGTACGCTGTGTGGCGGGCCGGAGCCAGAGAGCGATAG
- a CDS encoding glycine C-acetyltransferase — MYTSMKDQLHDELEEIRAAGLYKTERSISSPQSSHITAGQIGGPGADVLNFCANNYLGLADHPDIISTAKAAMDERGFGMASVRFICGTQDLHLELEARVAKFLGTEDTILFSSCFDANGGVFESLFGAEDAVISDALNHASIIDGIRLCKAQRYRYANQDMADLEAKLVEAKDARRKIIVTDGVFSMDGYLAPLEAICDLADKYGALVMVDDSHAVGFMGATGAGTPEHAGVSDRVDIYTGTFGKALGGASGGYVSGRREIVAMLRQKARPYLFSNSLAPAIVAATLKALDLVESSGDLRRRLFENAELFRRRMTEEGFDLLPGEHAIVPVMFGDAVMAAKVADRMLQHGVFVTAFSFPVVPRGAARIRVQLSAAHSADDVEACVRAFVASRDEAAA, encoded by the coding sequence ATGTACACCTCCATGAAGGATCAGCTCCACGACGAGCTGGAAGAAATCCGCGCGGCCGGGCTCTACAAGACCGAACGCAGCATCAGCTCACCGCAGTCCAGCCACATCACCGCCGGACAGATCGGCGGCCCCGGCGCCGACGTGCTGAACTTCTGCGCCAACAACTACCTGGGACTGGCTGACCATCCTGACATCATCAGCACCGCCAAGGCCGCCATGGACGAGCGCGGTTTCGGGATGGCCAGCGTCCGTTTCATCTGCGGCACCCAGGACCTGCACCTGGAACTGGAAGCCCGGGTCGCCAAGTTCCTGGGTACCGAGGACACCATTCTGTTCTCCAGCTGCTTCGACGCCAACGGCGGGGTGTTCGAGTCCCTCTTCGGGGCCGAGGACGCCGTCATCTCCGATGCCCTGAACCACGCCTCCATCATCGACGGAATCCGCCTGTGCAAGGCACAGCGGTACCGGTACGCCAACCAGGACATGGCGGACCTGGAAGCCAAGCTGGTGGAAGCGAAGGACGCCCGCCGGAAGATCATCGTCACCGATGGCGTGTTCTCGATGGACGGCTACCTTGCCCCGCTCGAGGCCATCTGCGACCTCGCCGACAAGTACGGCGCCCTGGTGATGGTGGACGACTCCCATGCCGTGGGCTTCATGGGTGCCACAGGTGCGGGTACTCCCGAACACGCCGGTGTCAGTGACCGCGTGGACATCTACACGGGCACCTTCGGCAAGGCGCTGGGCGGAGCCTCGGGCGGTTACGTGTCCGGCCGCAGGGAGATTGTCGCCATGCTCCGCCAGAAGGCACGGCCCTACCTGTTCTCCAATTCCCTGGCTCCGGCCATCGTTGCAGCCACGCTCAAGGCGCTGGACCTGGTGGAAAGCTCCGGTGACCTGCGGCGCAGGCTGTTCGAAAACGCCGAACTCTTCCGCCGCCGCATGACCGAGGAGGGGTTCGACCTGCTTCCGGGCGAGCACGCCATCGTCCCGGTGATGTTCGGTGATGCCGTGATGGCCGCCAAGGTGGCCGACCGGATGCTGCAGCACGGAGTCTTCGTCACCGCCTTCAGCTTCCCCGTGGTTCCGCGGGGTGCCGCAAGGATCCGGGTGCAGCTTTCCGCCGCACATTCAGCGGACGACGTCGAAGCGTGCGTTCGTGCCTTCGTCGCCAGCCGTGACGAGGCGGCAGCCTGA
- a CDS encoding CitMHS family transporter: MLVILGFAMIAVFMVLIMTKKLTPVLALIIVPTVFGLFAGAGLGIGDMVMDSMKSMTSTAALLMFAIIYFGLMIDVGLFDPLVKFILRKLGNDPAKVVLGTAILAAAVSLDGDGSTTFILTTAAMLPVYLRLKMSPVVLTCVAGLANGTMNILPWGGPTARAATALKIDVNDVFVPMIPSLVAGLVVVFAFAWLLGLQERNRLRATAPEIWSVPDTAEEFDGGSPAGAAGTGVGIGRRKGGNPGGAAPAVDGFPAGSSVAVLERNDTATENGGAGLADTALDPNRSTLRPKLFWFNLALTVVVMVVLVANVIPLPFVFMVGAAIALLVNFPKVKDQGAQLIAHAPSIVAVVSMVMAAAVLTGVLKGTGMVEAMSAWLVQIIPSSMGPFMAVITGVLSIPMTFFMSNDAFYFGVLPVLSETAAHYGVGAADMARASITGQPFHLQSPLVPAILLLVSLAKVDLGDHHKKVLWRTAVISLVMLGVGMLTGAIGIG, translated from the coding sequence GTGCTGGTAATACTTGGATTCGCCATGATCGCGGTATTCATGGTGCTGATCATGACGAAGAAGTTGACGCCAGTGCTGGCGTTGATCATTGTCCCTACTGTTTTTGGCCTCTTCGCCGGCGCCGGCCTGGGCATCGGCGATATGGTGATGGACTCCATGAAGTCCATGACGTCCACCGCGGCCCTGCTGATGTTCGCCATCATCTACTTCGGCCTGATGATCGACGTTGGGCTGTTTGACCCGCTGGTGAAGTTCATCCTCCGCAAGCTGGGCAATGACCCCGCCAAGGTCGTCCTGGGCACCGCCATCCTGGCCGCTGCCGTATCGCTGGACGGCGACGGTTCCACCACCTTCATCCTCACCACCGCGGCCATGCTGCCGGTCTACCTGCGCCTCAAGATGAGCCCCGTGGTCCTCACCTGCGTGGCCGGCCTGGCCAACGGCACCATGAACATCCTGCCGTGGGGCGGCCCCACGGCCCGCGCCGCCACCGCCCTCAAGATCGACGTCAACGACGTCTTCGTTCCCATGATCCCTTCCCTGGTGGCCGGCCTGGTCGTGGTCTTCGCCTTCGCCTGGCTGCTCGGCCTGCAGGAACGAAACCGGCTCCGCGCCACTGCGCCGGAGATCTGGAGCGTGCCGGACACAGCGGAAGAGTTCGACGGCGGCAGCCCGGCGGGTGCCGCGGGCACCGGTGTTGGCATTGGCCGACGCAAGGGCGGCAACCCCGGCGGAGCAGCCCCCGCCGTCGACGGCTTCCCGGCAGGATCCTCCGTGGCCGTGCTGGAGCGCAACGACACCGCTACTGAAAACGGCGGCGCCGGACTTGCCGACACCGCCCTTGATCCCAACCGCAGCACCCTGCGGCCCAAGCTGTTCTGGTTCAACCTGGCCCTGACGGTCGTCGTCATGGTGGTGCTCGTGGCCAACGTCATCCCGCTGCCGTTCGTGTTCATGGTTGGCGCCGCGATCGCCCTGCTGGTCAACTTCCCCAAGGTCAAGGACCAGGGCGCCCAGCTGATTGCGCACGCACCGTCCATCGTGGCCGTGGTCAGCATGGTCATGGCCGCCGCCGTCCTCACCGGCGTCCTCAAAGGCACCGGCATGGTGGAAGCCATGTCCGCCTGGCTGGTCCAGATCATCCCGTCCTCCATGGGCCCGTTCATGGCCGTCATCACCGGCGTGCTCAGCATCCCCATGACGTTCTTCATGAGCAACGACGCGTTCTACTTCGGCGTCCTGCCGGTCCTCAGCGAGACCGCCGCCCACTACGGCGTCGGAGCCGCGGACATGGCCCGTGCCTCCATCACCGGCCAGCCTTTCCACCTGCAGAGCCCGCTGGTTCCGGCCATCCTGCTGCTGGTGTCACTGGCCAAGGTAGACCTCGGTGACCACCACAAGAAGGTCCTCTGGCGCACCGCCGTGATCTCGCTTGTAATGCTCGGGGTCGGGATGCTGACCGGAGCCATTGGGATCGGTTAG